The Centroberyx gerrardi isolate f3 chromosome 8, fCenGer3.hap1.cur.20231027, whole genome shotgun sequence genomic sequence caaatctgcCCATGAACAGGAACTATAACAATTACATGTCAGACTTGATTGCTGTTGTACACCAACTCTTACTCTTGAATGGACGATGTTTGAGATTTTCACATTGTAATTGTCTTTCCCCAGAACACAGATTTCAAGCCGGTGCCGCTGAAAGCTGGCGAAGACGAGGACTACATGCTGGCCTTGAAACAGGAGATGAGGGTGGCGATGCAACGGCTGCCACACAACATCAAGCCTCTGTCTGCGAAGGCAGGTGAGCAGGAGAGTAGTGCATTAGAAACCTGACATCCCATAGTAATGCTGTGGCAGGACGATTAGCTGCTATGAGGTGAGATAATGCAGCACTCAGGAACTGGAACATTTAATTAGGGTCATATctgggaaaaggagagaaaggcagatttATGGCAGACTATTGAGTTACAGCTGCTGCCTCATCTGGCCAGGCAGGCCTTTCAGAGTTCCCTTATTCAGCAATAAGCAAGTCAAGTATATCCATATCAAGTGGTACATCTTGTTTTAGCAGAATGTGTTGGTTTGAAATGTTTCCAGACGCACAACTTCACTAGGGCACAGCTATAACACAGTCACTCATTTTGTATAGAATGGTGTAACTATTGAACCAGCCGTGGCTCAATAATCCCCGTAGTCAAAACCAGACTATTGCTTATGTAAGGATTAGTGAAAATGCTGTGGTTCACCACTGTGGCTGAGAATGAGAAGTGGCACCCAGTGGTTTGTGTTTACTGCAGTTGTGGGTCTGATAAATGTGACGTGAGCGTGAGTGGGAGCTTGTGTGAAAATGCACTGAAGTAGAACGTGCTCTTGTTTACACACCAAACAGAAGTGGAGAGATACAAGGAGCGCTACCTGAAGCAAGGCCAGGTGGAGGATGAGGAATGGACTCCAGGTATTGTGCAACATACCGCTATAGGATTAgagcaaaatgagaaaatatgggAAAATAATGGTAATCATATTCATGACATTTTAGATTGGAACCTCTTTCCGAAAGAACTGATGCCCCAAAAGAAAAAGCCTCGTGCTAAACCaggtatatactgtacaatgcATGATTTATTTAATCAGATGTTGATTCGCCTACTGTAAGAATAAAGACAAGTGCTTAAATTCAACAGGCACAAAGAAGAAAACTGTGAAGATATCTCGCAAAGATGCAGAGAACATGCTGACTAAATTAGACGTATGTCTCTCCTACCTTTAATTTTACTTCAGAATTCTCTATATTAATGAAGTACTGTGcagtacatgtacagtacaaagTATTTGCCTCGATGTGGTTCACAATGTGAATTCAACTGTGTCTCAAGCTTCCTGAGGTGTGTCTAGTTACCCAGAGCCAAATATGTTCCCCTTAGCTAGCATTCAAATACTTTCTTGGGTAATGAATGTAATCTAGTATATACATGATTTCATCTCAATATTAATTCTCCAGGAACTCGAAAAAAAAGATGATGGGAGTGCTGAAAAATCAGATgatgagaaggagaaggagaaggaaaaggaaaagaaaaaggggggcgaggatgaagaggaagaaattgaaGAGGAAGAATATGATGAAGAGGATTTAGAAGAGGTTACATGACAAATACTTGAAATCTTCAGCACCATCTTAAAGCCAAATTTTCATGTGGTTAATATGTAAGGACAAAAGTTAAGATTCCACTTAAGCCTTGTTTTCCTTTGTCTCTGTATAGGAAAACGACTACATTGACAGCTATTTTGACAACGGTGAAGATTTTGCTGCAGGGAGTGATGACAATATGGACGGTGAAGCAACGTACTGAAACCACTGTGTGGTTACCTGTTACCTCTACTATGCAAACTGTCAAGCAAATGTGCACTGTTGAATTAAACACAATCATcaaagtgtgattttttttcttttcttttctttctaccAGTTCAATATGTCATTTAGCAAAGTGGTAGCAGTTTTTGTTGGATCTGTTTTGTTGCAAAAGTGTGATCATGAGATGGATCGTTATCAGCTTATGTAAATGAGAAATGCGAAGCCACAAGCACACAGGCAAGTGTGAGCATCAATAATTTATTCAAAATAGACTTATTTATTTTCCAGCCTGTTGCACATTTCCACAGGTTGAAAGGCACATACTGTCAATAACATGTTATGCTTTTTCATAAAATATGAAGTGGacataatgataaaataaaaaggttCTATAACAAAGTCTAACATTTCACACAAGTATAGCTAAGAGTGATTGTGGGAATACTGTGCATTTCCCCATTTCCACACCATGcccttagtcttagaggtttcttgtgataaaaacaaaaacaaaaaaacaaggacacacagaccccctttacacctggcattaacatgcatctcgTATCCAGATTGTGTCCAGATATCTTTTAGCtggattatatttacacctggCGCTAAAATGCGTCTCATGCATCCACATTGGGATTCAATTTCTCTTTCCGTCTCACAATGCAGACTGTCACGCACGTCTCTTCTCCTCATAGGTCCAAGGGATGGCAAGTGATGGCACTTTTgtacactttttatttttcaaaataggAAGAGATTGTCTTAGACAATACGCATATTGTGAACGACAGCGGAGGAGAAGGCTGCTAGTTAGTTAGATTACTTCCCTTACAAGAAGTAGTAGTTTACTTCCGTCTACATAG encodes the following:
- the polr3g gene encoding DNA-directed RNA polymerase III subunit RPC7, whose protein sequence is MAGRGRGVAAFTFNIEALGLSRGCMPETRVGPNPLFPNTDFKPVPLKAGEDEDYMLALKQEMRVAMQRLPHNIKPLSAKAEVERYKERYLKQGQVEDEEWTPDWNLFPKELMPQKKKPRAKPGTKKKTVKISRKDAENMLTKLDELEKKDDGSAEKSDDEKEKEKEKEKKKGGEDEEEEIEEEEYDEEDLEEENDYIDSYFDNGEDFAAGSDDNMDGEATY